One genomic window of Luteitalea pratensis includes the following:
- a CDS encoding efflux RND transporter permease subunit yields MSIPRTAIERPVTMFMISAVIVLLGAISLVQLPVDLLPDLTFPSLTVRVAYPGVGPREIEESITRPIEQTVSAVAGLDQLSSTSSEGSSTTRLNFVWGTDLGEAADDLRSRIDRIRGRLPEDADPPVIFKFDSSSWPIMSIAVQGEGDVDPVALREIAERTLSPRLERVNGVAAVTVQGGLRRQIRVDLSKEKITALGLPVDRIVQVLRTENQNIPVGEINEGTLTYLVRSPGQFNNLDEIRNLVVLTREGVPVYMRDIAEVRDGTEDFRQFTRVNGQPGVQMRVTKQSGENTVAISEAVHKEISRINREVPGVTLSVSNDSAVFIEQSIASVREAVMLGSVLVIVIIFVFLRSWRSTLIICTSIPISIIGTFALLFFGGYTLNTMTFGGLALGVGMIVDASIVVLENTQRHLEMGKSRKQASIEGSEEIWSAILASTLTHVAVFVPLFFLTGFSSVLFKQLSVVVVFSLLMSLFVAVTLVPVLCSLLMTEHDEDQERTGIIGWMFRSSGRFLDAMDARYARVLGVALHHRPTVLAVGASLFALAIFLSPYLKFELMPQTDEGEVRVDIELPVGTRVEQTQAAIIEIEDKIRKGVPEAVMLISQGGGGGGFMGGASTHRGEFTIQLKPKAERIRSNEAIAQDLRRLLTGIPGVIARSRASGGSQLNRILGGNQDARLSLEIRGYDFDDAQRLVNESEALLRTVPGIADVRRARQDGRPELAVRVDRDKAAIFGLSVTGVADTLRTNVAGTQAAFYRERGQEYPIVVRLRQEDREHVSDVGDVLVSAPGNRVVPARSLLTVEPGNSPVEIERKNQERISRVNAELEVSLSEAVANVEKRLPELNVPADFSVGFGAELEEQIKAFTQLKYLLILAVILVYAVMASQYESFRDPFIIMFSIPLAAIGVVGALLLTGTTFSLQAYIGVIMLAGIVVSNAILLVDYTSTLRKRDGMELFEAATTAGRTRLRPIIMTTLTTILGLVPMAFEIGEGAELQAPLARVVIGGLLASTMITLVFVPTVYTLFEQGLKGLRRTPAAKKATEPGEAVARVEL; encoded by the coding sequence ATGAGTATTCCTCGCACAGCCATCGAGCGCCCGGTCACGATGTTCATGATCAGCGCGGTGATCGTGCTGCTCGGCGCGATTTCACTGGTCCAGCTTCCCGTCGATCTCCTGCCGGATCTGACGTTCCCGAGCCTGACGGTGCGGGTCGCGTACCCGGGGGTCGGACCGCGCGAGATCGAGGAGTCGATCACGCGACCGATCGAGCAGACGGTCAGCGCCGTCGCCGGCCTCGACCAGCTGAGTTCGACGTCGTCGGAAGGCAGCAGCACCACGCGACTCAACTTCGTGTGGGGCACCGACCTCGGCGAGGCCGCCGACGACCTGCGCAGCCGCATCGACCGCATCCGTGGCCGCCTGCCCGAGGACGCCGACCCGCCGGTGATCTTCAAGTTCGACTCGTCGTCATGGCCGATCATGTCGATCGCAGTCCAGGGCGAGGGCGACGTGGACCCCGTCGCCTTGCGTGAGATTGCCGAGCGGACGCTCTCGCCGCGCCTCGAGCGCGTCAACGGCGTGGCGGCCGTCACGGTCCAGGGTGGACTCCGTCGCCAGATTCGCGTCGATCTCTCGAAGGAGAAGATCACCGCGCTCGGGCTGCCGGTCGACCGCATCGTGCAGGTGCTGCGCACCGAGAACCAGAACATCCCGGTCGGCGAGATCAACGAGGGCACGCTCACGTACCTCGTGCGCAGTCCCGGGCAGTTCAACAACCTCGACGAGATCCGCAACCTCGTGGTGCTGACACGCGAGGGCGTGCCGGTCTACATGCGCGACATCGCCGAGGTGCGCGACGGCACGGAGGACTTCCGGCAGTTCACGCGCGTCAACGGCCAGCCGGGCGTGCAGATGCGCGTCACCAAGCAGTCGGGCGAGAACACCGTCGCCATCTCCGAAGCGGTGCACAAGGAAATCTCCCGCATCAACCGCGAGGTGCCGGGCGTGACGCTGTCGGTCTCCAACGACAGCGCCGTGTTCATCGAGCAGTCGATCGCCTCGGTCCGCGAGGCCGTGATGCTCGGCTCAGTGCTGGTCATCGTCATCATCTTCGTGTTCCTGCGCAGCTGGCGGTCGACGCTGATCATCTGCACGTCGATTCCGATCTCGATCATCGGCACGTTCGCGCTGCTCTTCTTCGGCGGCTACACGCTGAACACGATGACCTTCGGCGGGTTGGCGCTCGGCGTCGGCATGATCGTCGACGCCTCCATCGTGGTGCTCGAGAACACCCAGCGCCACCTCGAGATGGGCAAGTCGCGCAAGCAGGCGTCGATCGAGGGCAGCGAGGAAATCTGGAGCGCCATCCTCGCCTCGACGCTCACCCACGTCGCGGTGTTCGTGCCGCTGTTCTTCCTCACCGGCTTCTCGAGCGTGTTGTTCAAGCAGCTGTCGGTAGTGGTGGTGTTCTCGCTGCTGATGTCGCTCTTCGTGGCGGTCACGCTGGTGCCGGTGCTCTGCTCGCTACTGATGACCGAGCATGACGAGGATCAGGAACGCACCGGCATCATCGGGTGGATGTTCCGCAGCAGCGGCCGCTTCCTCGACGCCATGGACGCGCGCTACGCCCGCGTGCTTGGGGTTGCGCTCCATCATCGCCCGACGGTGCTGGCCGTGGGCGCGTCGCTGTTCGCGCTCGCGATCTTCCTGTCGCCGTACCTGAAGTTCGAGCTGATGCCGCAGACCGACGAGGGTGAGGTCCGTGTCGACATCGAGCTGCCGGTGGGCACCCGCGTCGAGCAGACACAGGCGGCGATCATCGAGATCGAGGACAAGATCCGGAAGGGTGTCCCCGAGGCGGTGATGCTGATCTCGCAGGGCGGCGGAGGCGGCGGCTTCATGGGCGGCGCCAGCACGCACCGCGGCGAGTTCACGATCCAGCTCAAGCCGAAGGCCGAGCGTATCCGCTCCAACGAAGCCATCGCGCAGGACCTGCGCCGACTGCTCACCGGCATCCCCGGTGTGATCGCGCGGTCTCGCGCCTCGGGCGGATCGCAGCTCAATCGCATCCTCGGCGGCAACCAGGACGCGCGCCTGTCACTCGAGATTCGTGGCTACGACTTCGACGACGCGCAGCGCCTGGTGAACGAGTCGGAGGCCCTGTTGCGCACCGTCCCCGGCATCGCCGACGTGCGCCGCGCGCGCCAGGACGGCCGCCCGGAACTCGCGGTCCGCGTCGATCGTGACAAGGCCGCGATCTTCGGCCTGAGTGTCACCGGCGTGGCCGACACGCTGCGCACGAACGTCGCCGGAACGCAGGCAGCCTTCTATCGCGAGCGCGGTCAGGAGTACCCGATCGTCGTGCGCTTGCGCCAGGAGGACCGCGAGCACGTGTCCGACGTGGGTGACGTCCTGGTGAGCGCTCCGGGCAATCGCGTGGTGCCGGCTCGCAGCCTGTTGACCGTGGAACCCGGCAACAGCCCGGTCGAGATCGAGCGGAAGAACCAGGAGCGCATCTCGCGGGTCAACGCGGAGCTCGAGGTCAGCCTCTCTGAAGCGGTGGCCAACGTCGAGAAACGACTGCCGGAGCTCAACGTGCCCGCCGACTTCTCGGTGGGCTTCGGCGCCGAGCTCGAGGAGCAGATCAAGGCCTTCACCCAGTTGAAGTACCTGCTGATCCTCGCCGTCATCCTCGTCTATGCGGTGATGGCGTCACAGTACGAGTCGTTCCGCGACCCGTTCATCATCATGTTCTCGATCCCGCTGGCGGCGATCGGCGTCGTCGGCGCGTTGTTGCTGACGGGCACGACCTTCAGCCTCCAGGCGTACATCGGCGTGATCATGCTGGCCGGCATCGTGGTGTCCAACGCCATCCTGCTCGTGGACTACACGTCGACGCTGCGCAAGCGCGACGGCATGGAGTTGTTCGAGGCCGCAACGACGGCCGGGCGCACCCGCCTGCGCCCGATCATCATGACCACGCTGACGACGATCCTCGGCCTCGTGCCGATGGCGTTCGAGATTGGCGAAGGCGCCGAGTTGCAGGCGCCGCTGGCGCGCGTGGTGATCGGCGGCCTGCTCGCCTCCACGATGATCACGTTGGTCTTCGTACCGACCGTCTACACGCTGTTCGAGCAGGGCCTGAAGGGCCTGCGCCGCACCCCGGCCGCCAAGAAGGCGACCGAACCCGGCGAGGCCGTCGCCCGCGTCGAGCTGTAG
- a CDS encoding protein kinase domain-containing protein yields the protein MRLGSGTRLGPYAIESLLGAGGMGEVYRARDTRLDRAVALKVLPENLAADASHHARFQREARIISSLNHPHVCALHDIGQHESRHYLVLELLEGETLAARLARGPLSQSQAVRVGAQIADALAAAHRHGLVHRDLKPANVMLTPSGVKLLDFGLAKPVSAEVVVTPLAATVGGGTPATAEGQIVGTLQYMAPEQVQGLPTDARTDIFALGAVLYEMMTGRKAFEAHTPAGLIASIMRSDPPAVSATVPGTPGSLDAVIERCLAKEPGERWQSAHDVKLQLEWLQSHATGAVASPPPATVHRRVWGASLAAAFAGGLVTATPLVVALWRSPAGPVDLVPRRLDMALPKDAALWTGAIPDVPEISPDGRWVAYGATVRGRRQLHLRSLASTESKVLLDNEDAAFPFWSPDSRALGFFAQASLKTISIGGGAARVLAPAPAPRGGSWGGGRILFALGRTSPTLPDPGGAGLYTIPETGGAPRRAEIPPLPGTLYFRPRLLPDGRSFLISTFPANQPAAALEAAERGHQGQSLRLAALDSRESRLIPEVEGPASARARFAVGHMIWARDAQLLTRAFDPRSGQFTAPEVVIAQGVRVYSVARDGTIVFQAQSSSPFTQPTWFDRKGVREGTLADPDAYGGLSLSPDGRRASVWMGSRAGNQDVWEVDLSTGVLSRMTSDPAIDSDATWAPDGTRVAFTSARSGTLAVYVKDVASGREELLAPMAGRPLVVDGWTPDGRALVVRQPGGRNTYIVTLDADRTLRPLVANAFTMDETQVSPDGRWAAYNSDESGAWEVYVARFPTFTSRRRVSTAGGVQPKWRRDGKELFYLALDSSMMSVPIDTSAELTVQRPIKLFDSGITPDPGLTQYGVTPDGQRFLALDRSGREGETLTVLLNWLTPENLGRR from the coding sequence ATGCGGCTTGGCAGTGGGACTCGGCTCGGCCCGTATGCGATCGAGTCCCTGCTCGGAGCAGGTGGCATGGGCGAGGTGTATCGCGCGCGCGATACGCGGCTCGATCGCGCGGTGGCCCTCAAGGTGCTGCCCGAGAATCTCGCCGCCGACGCCTCGCACCATGCGCGCTTCCAGCGCGAAGCACGAATCATCTCGTCACTGAACCACCCGCACGTTTGTGCGCTGCACGACATCGGCCAGCACGAGTCGCGACACTACCTCGTGCTCGAACTGCTCGAAGGCGAGACGCTGGCCGCACGCCTGGCGCGCGGGCCGCTGTCCCAGAGCCAGGCCGTCCGCGTCGGCGCGCAGATTGCCGACGCGCTCGCGGCGGCCCACCGCCACGGCCTCGTCCATCGCGACCTCAAGCCCGCCAACGTCATGTTGACGCCGTCCGGGGTCAAGTTGCTCGACTTCGGGCTCGCCAAGCCGGTCTCCGCGGAAGTCGTGGTCACGCCGCTGGCGGCCACGGTCGGCGGCGGCACACCCGCGACAGCCGAGGGGCAAATCGTCGGCACGCTGCAGTACATGGCCCCCGAACAGGTGCAGGGCCTGCCGACCGACGCGCGGACCGACATCTTCGCGCTCGGCGCGGTGCTGTACGAGATGATGACCGGGCGCAAGGCATTCGAGGCGCACACTCCGGCGGGGCTGATCGCCAGCATCATGCGTTCCGATCCACCCGCCGTGAGCGCAACCGTGCCGGGTACGCCGGGCTCGCTCGATGCCGTCATCGAGCGCTGCCTCGCCAAGGAACCAGGCGAACGCTGGCAGTCGGCGCACGACGTGAAGTTGCAGTTGGAATGGCTGCAATCGCATGCCACGGGCGCGGTCGCGTCTCCCCCGCCGGCGACAGTCCATCGGCGCGTCTGGGGCGCGTCCCTCGCAGCGGCGTTCGCAGGTGGCCTGGTGACCGCGACGCCGCTGGTGGTGGCGTTGTGGCGCTCGCCCGCCGGTCCTGTCGACCTGGTGCCTCGGCGCCTGGACATGGCGCTGCCCAAGGACGCCGCGCTGTGGACCGGCGCCATCCCGGATGTTCCGGAGATCTCGCCGGACGGCCGCTGGGTCGCGTACGGGGCGACGGTGAGGGGACGACGGCAACTGCACCTTCGGAGCCTGGCATCCACGGAGTCGAAGGTACTCCTGGACAACGAGGATGCGGCATTCCCGTTCTGGTCACCGGATAGCCGCGCGCTCGGGTTCTTCGCGCAAGCGAGCCTCAAGACGATCTCGATAGGTGGTGGGGCGGCGCGAGTTCTGGCGCCGGCCCCGGCCCCGCGCGGGGGGTCGTGGGGTGGGGGCCGGATCCTGTTCGCCTTGGGCAGAACATCCCCCACCCTTCCTGACCCGGGGGGCGCCGGCCTGTACACGATCCCGGAGACCGGGGGGGCGCCGCGACGCGCCGAGATACCGCCGCTTCCGGGAACACTCTATTTCCGGCCGCGCCTGCTGCCGGATGGCAGGTCGTTCCTCATCAGCACGTTCCCCGCGAATCAGCCCGCCGCCGCGCTCGAGGCGGCTGAGCGCGGGCATCAGGGGCAGAGCCTCCGCCTGGCGGCGCTCGATTCCCGAGAATCACGGCTAATCCCGGAGGTTGAGGGTCCTGCTTCGGCGCGGGCGCGGTTCGCCGTGGGCCACATGATCTGGGCGCGCGACGCGCAATTGTTGACCCGCGCGTTCGATCCTCGCAGCGGCCAGTTCACCGCGCCCGAGGTAGTCATCGCCCAGGGCGTTCGTGTGTACTCGGTCGCGCGCGACGGCACCATCGTCTTCCAGGCCCAGAGTTCTTCTCCTTTCACGCAGCCCACGTGGTTCGACCGCAAGGGTGTACGTGAGGGCACGCTTGCTGATCCGGACGCCTACGGCGGCCTGTCCCTGTCCCCCGATGGGCGACGGGCATCGGTGTGGATGGGGAGCAGGGCAGGTAACCAGGACGTGTGGGAGGTGGACCTGTCGACCGGCGTGCTCTCCCGCATGACGAGCGACCCGGCGATCGACAGTGATGCCACCTGGGCTCCCGATGGGACTCGTGTGGCCTTCACCTCCGCGCGGTCTGGCACCCTCGCGGTGTATGTGAAGGACGTCGCGAGTGGGCGCGAGGAACTGCTGGCCCCGATGGCGGGCAGGCCGCTGGTGGTGGACGGCTGGACCCCTGACGGCCGCGCCCTGGTGGTACGCCAGCCTGGGGGCCGCAACACGTACATCGTGACGCTGGACGCGGACCGCACCCTCCGCCCACTCGTGGCGAACGCCTTCACCATGGACGAAACGCAGGTGTCGCCGGATGGCCGATGGGCCGCGTACAACTCCGACGAATCGGGCGCCTGGGAGGTGTACGTGGCGCGCTTCCCGACGTTCACCTCTCGACGACGCGTGTCCACCGCCGGGGGTGTGCAGCCGAAGTGGCGCCGTGACGGGAAGGAACTCTTCTACCTGGCCCTCGACTCCTCGATGATGAGCGTGCCGATCGATACGAGCGCGGAGCTCACGGTTCAGCGGCCGATCAAGCTGTTCGACAGCGGCATCACACCCGATCCCGGCCTGACGCAGTACGGCGTCACGCCGGACGGTCAACGCTTCCTTGCCCTGGACCGCAGCGGGCGGGAGGGCGAGACCCTGACAGTCCTCCTGAACTGGCTCACGCCGGAGAATCTCGGCCGCCGCTGA
- the folK gene encoding 2-amino-4-hydroxy-6-hydroxymethyldihydropteridine diphosphokinase, with translation MGGIARVPVAIALGSNLGDRDEQLDQAEERLAVLLSGAVASARYETESVGGPPNAPSFLNEVVVGTTLLGPRSLLEALQAIEEAAGRERPFVNAPRTLDLDLILYGDFVIDEPGLRVPHPRFRDRVFVLQPLAEVAGDWVDPVSGRSVSDLLHELPPI, from the coding sequence GTGGGTGGAATAGCGCGTGTTCCCGTCGCGATCGCCCTCGGCAGCAACCTCGGCGACCGCGATGAGCAACTCGACCAGGCCGAGGAACGCCTCGCGGTGCTGCTGAGCGGTGCGGTCGCTTCCGCCCGCTACGAGACAGAATCGGTCGGTGGCCCTCCGAACGCCCCCAGCTTCCTCAACGAAGTCGTCGTCGGCACGACGTTGCTCGGCCCACGCTCGCTGCTCGAGGCACTGCAGGCCATCGAAGAAGCTGCCGGCCGCGAGCGGCCGTTCGTCAACGCTCCCCGCACACTCGACCTCGACCTGATCCTGTACGGCGACTTCGTCATCGACGAACCCGGCCTACGGGTGCCCCATCCCCGCTTTCGCGATCGCGTGTTCGTCCTGCAGCCCCTCGCCGAGGTCGCCGGCGACTGGGTGGATCCCGTTTCGGGGCGTTCCGTGTCGGACCTCCTGCACGAACTCCCGCCGATCTGA
- a CDS encoding ferritin-like domain-containing protein yields the protein MKLSATLSLLQELYRERLALFDRHIKGAQAIADYEFNNTYQYVIGREEHHLQWVRKALEDLGGTPDSSISALTVPAGKGKTREDAVLQDDARQQQAFVDKWAGRIEGITNARHRTMLTLMLGEMREHLRFFELALQGRDDLLGRRMEGASTGDGVMSVRWVE from the coding sequence GTGAAGCTGTCTGCCACGCTGTCACTGCTGCAGGAACTCTACCGCGAGCGTCTCGCCCTGTTCGACCGCCACATCAAGGGCGCCCAGGCGATCGCCGACTACGAGTTCAACAACACCTACCAGTATGTGATTGGCCGCGAGGAACATCACTTGCAGTGGGTGCGCAAGGCCCTCGAAGATCTCGGCGGCACGCCCGACTCGAGCATCTCGGCGCTGACCGTGCCCGCAGGTAAGGGCAAGACGCGCGAGGACGCGGTGCTCCAGGACGATGCGCGCCAGCAGCAGGCCTTCGTGGACAAGTGGGCTGGACGGATCGAGGGCATCACCAACGCCCGCCACCGCACCATGCTGACGCTGATGCTCGGCGAGATGCGCGAGCACCTGCGTTTCTTCGAACTGGCGCTGCAGGGGCGTGACGACCTCCTCGGCCGCCGCATGGAAGGTGCGAGTACGGGCGACGGCGTGATGTCGGTCCGGTGGGTGGAATAG
- a CDS encoding TraR/DksA family transcriptional regulator: protein MSEFQEALLKKRRELLAGEGLKPIGSMMGNSRQGDMADQADGINEVHIALKLRSTDAKIMQAIEEALERIDRGTYGVCKDCGEMISAARLRAIPWTRSCITCKEKQK from the coding sequence ATGTCGGAGTTCCAGGAAGCCCTCCTGAAGAAGCGGCGCGAGTTGCTCGCCGGTGAGGGCCTCAAGCCCATTGGTTCGATGATGGGCAACAGTCGCCAGGGCGACATGGCCGACCAGGCCGACGGCATCAACGAGGTGCACATCGCGCTCAAGTTGCGCTCCACGGACGCCAAGATCATGCAGGCGATCGAGGAAGCGCTCGAGCGGATCGATCGCGGCACGTACGGAGTGTGCAAGGACTGCGGCGAGATGATCTCGGCGGCGCGACTCCGGGCCATTCCGTGGACGCGCTCGTGCATCACCTGCAAGGAGAAACAGAAGTGA
- a CDS encoding M14 family metallopeptidase, which translates to MLRPRVRVIRALSFVVAASALAGVRQPAGSSLWSPSLAAQAQTATPSPEQFFGYRMGADRKLATWDRLLEYYRAVAQSSDRVKLVELGITSERRPYIALFISSPANLARLDEYRRLNAILADPRGAAPADIERATRDGRAVIIQTFGLHSSEVAAAQTAAEFVYDSVTRDDGEATRIRDEVISIVVPSINPDGTQMIADWYMKYVGTEFEATPLPWLYQTYAGHDNNRDGFALNLPESRNLARILYREWMPQAYVDHHQMGNTNARLYIPPYAEPIRPDGDPLVWREMAWWGAHMGTQLEAAGKTGVVGAAIYSGWGHMGFHWITPFHNIAGMLTESASARLATPMFLHPDQLRGGPRNLPEYAPQTNMPSVWPGGWWRVRDIVEQQKIAAWATVDLAARNRETVLHNMYLKASRQVERGTTGPVKAYVLPAGQHDALTVRKLVNMLLASGVEVHEATAQVIVDGRVYGPGSFVVSMAQPKQALVRWMLGRTFYPDNSYTRERDGTPIRPYDMSTDTFGEFMGVRSDPVGEPVPVASLTRISEALVAPSVVAPSAPQGYVLDGRLNDSYRAVLLLLAKGIGVRRAQVASADGSVRQGDFLVAPGDVTAIAARAGVPFAALSAPFTSETTTLATPRIGLFQRYRGGNMDEGWTRLLFEQFDVPFTTVRDADLKAPGLASKFDVIVLPADSLTAMTGEDPPAGARGGGGGEGGEGASQRTTPPEYRSGFGADGVKALQAFVEAGGTLLTFGQAGDLPMQRFGLPLRNAVAGVSAKEFWSPGSTLRVRYANDHPLAYGMPKEGLALFMSGSQVYEVTSTDRSQDVAILATYADRDLLQSGWLLGEQVIARKAAAVVVTQGKGRVVLIGFRPQNRAQTHGTFKLVFNALMVGR; encoded by the coding sequence ATGCTCCGCCCCCGTGTGCGTGTCATCCGCGCGCTGTCCTTCGTCGTGGCCGCCAGTGCGCTGGCCGGCGTGCGGCAGCCGGCCGGGTCGTCGCTCTGGTCTCCCTCGCTGGCCGCGCAGGCACAGACGGCGACGCCTTCGCCAGAGCAGTTCTTCGGGTACCGGATGGGGGCCGATCGCAAGCTGGCCACGTGGGATCGCCTCCTCGAGTACTACCGCGCCGTCGCGCAGTCGTCTGACCGCGTGAAACTGGTCGAACTCGGCATCACCAGTGAGCGCCGGCCGTACATCGCGCTGTTCATCTCCTCGCCGGCCAACCTCGCGCGGCTCGACGAGTACCGGCGGCTGAATGCCATCCTCGCCGACCCACGCGGCGCCGCACCGGCAGACATCGAGCGGGCGACCAGGGACGGCCGCGCCGTCATCATCCAGACGTTCGGCCTGCATTCGAGCGAAGTGGCCGCCGCGCAGACGGCCGCCGAGTTCGTCTACGACAGCGTGACGCGCGACGATGGTGAAGCGACGCGGATCCGGGACGAAGTGATCAGCATCGTCGTGCCGTCGATCAATCCCGATGGCACGCAGATGATTGCCGACTGGTACATGAAGTACGTCGGCACCGAGTTCGAGGCGACGCCGCTGCCGTGGCTCTACCAGACCTATGCCGGGCACGACAACAATCGCGACGGCTTCGCGCTGAACCTGCCCGAATCTCGCAACCTCGCAAGGATCCTGTACCGCGAGTGGATGCCGCAGGCCTACGTCGATCACCACCAGATGGGGAACACGAACGCGCGGTTGTACATTCCGCCGTACGCCGAGCCGATCCGTCCCGACGGCGATCCGCTGGTCTGGCGCGAGATGGCCTGGTGGGGCGCCCACATGGGCACGCAACTCGAGGCGGCGGGCAAGACGGGCGTCGTTGGCGCGGCCATCTACTCCGGCTGGGGGCACATGGGCTTCCACTGGATCACGCCGTTCCACAACATTGCCGGGATGCTGACCGAGTCGGCCAGCGCACGCCTCGCGACGCCGATGTTCCTGCATCCCGATCAACTGCGTGGCGGTCCTCGGAACCTGCCGGAGTATGCGCCGCAGACCAACATGCCGAGCGTGTGGCCCGGCGGCTGGTGGCGCGTGCGCGACATCGTCGAACAGCAGAAGATCGCGGCGTGGGCTACGGTGGATCTGGCGGCGCGCAACCGCGAGACGGTGCTCCACAACATGTACCTGAAGGCGTCGCGGCAGGTGGAGCGCGGCACGACCGGGCCGGTCAAGGCGTACGTGCTGCCGGCCGGGCAGCATGACGCGCTGACCGTTCGCAAGCTGGTGAACATGCTGCTCGCGTCGGGAGTCGAGGTGCACGAGGCGACGGCCCAGGTGATCGTCGACGGCCGCGTCTACGGACCGGGGTCGTTCGTCGTCTCGATGGCCCAGCCGAAGCAGGCGCTGGTGCGCTGGATGCTCGGACGCACCTTCTATCCCGACAACAGCTACACGCGCGAGCGGGATGGCACGCCGATCCGGCCCTATGACATGTCCACGGACACGTTCGGCGAGTTCATGGGGGTGCGCAGCGATCCCGTCGGTGAGCCGGTGCCGGTCGCCTCGCTGACGAGAATCTCCGAGGCGCTCGTGGCGCCGTCGGTGGTGGCGCCGTCCGCCCCGCAGGGGTATGTCCTCGACGGACGCCTGAACGACAGCTACCGCGCCGTCCTGCTCCTGCTCGCGAAGGGCATCGGCGTGCGGCGCGCACAGGTCGCGTCGGCGGACGGCAGCGTGCGCCAGGGCGATTTCCTCGTCGCGCCGGGCGACGTGACCGCCATCGCCGCACGCGCCGGCGTACCGTTCGCCGCGCTGTCGGCGCCATTCACGTCGGAGACCACGACCCTGGCGACGCCGCGCATCGGCCTGTTCCAGCGGTATCGCGGCGGCAACATGGACGAAGGCTGGACGCGGCTGCTGTTCGAGCAGTTCGACGTGCCGTTCACGACGGTGCGTGATGCCGACCTGAAGGCACCGGGCCTGGCGTCGAAGTTCGACGTGATCGTGCTGCCCGCCGATTCGCTCACGGCGATGACCGGTGAGGATCCACCGGCCGGCGCACGTGGCGGTGGCGGGGGAGAGGGAGGTGAAGGGGCCTCGCAGCGGACCACGCCGCCGGAGTACCGCAGCGGCTTCGGGGCCGACGGCGTGAAGGCGCTGCAGGCGTTTGTCGAGGCTGGCGGCACGCTCCTGACGTTCGGGCAGGCAGGCGACTTGCCGATGCAGCGCTTCGGGCTGCCGCTCCGCAACGCCGTCGCAGGCGTGTCCGCCAAGGAGTTCTGGTCGCCCGGATCGACGCTCCGTGTGCGCTACGCCAACGACCACCCGCTGGCGTACGGCATGCCGAAAGAGGGGCTGGCGTTGTTCATGTCAGGCAGCCAGGTGTACGAGGTGACGTCGACCGACCGCAGCCAGGACGTGGCCATTCTCGCGACGTACGCGGACCGCGACCTGCTTCAGAGCGGGTGGCTGCTCGGCGAGCAGGTCATCGCACGCAAGGCCGCGGCCGTCGTCGTCACGCAGGGTAAGGGTCGCGTGGTGCTGATTGGCTTCCGTCCGCAGAATCGAGCCCAGACGCATGGCACGTTCAAGCTGGTGTTCAATGCGTTGATGGTGGGAAGGTAG